The Dioscorea cayenensis subsp. rotundata cultivar TDr96_F1 chromosome 7, TDr96_F1_v2_PseudoChromosome.rev07_lg8_w22 25.fasta, whole genome shotgun sequence genome includes a region encoding these proteins:
- the LOC120265626 gene encoding protein DMP2-like produces MSKTQASIGDLTFKGFGDLIKLLPTGTVFLFQFLNPLLTNTGHCHTFNKYLSGLLLFVCSFSCCFSSFTDSYTGSDGKVYYGIVTKKGLWSFSDPNARSIDLSKYKLRFGDFVHSSLALVVFAVIALLDNNTVSCFYPSLETEEKTLMTILPTIVGGLSSFVFMLFPNNRHGIGYPATQPAQD; encoded by the exons ATGTCGAAAACTCAAGCGAGTATCGGTGACCTGACATTCAAAGGCTTCGGCGATCTTATTAAGCTTCTTCCGACGGGCACCGTCTTCTTGTTCCAGTTCTTGAACCCATTGTTGACCAACACCGGCCATTGCCACACATTTAACAAGTACCTCAGTGGTCTGCTTCTCTTTGTTTGCAGCTTCTCTTGTTGTTTCTCCTCCTTCACTGACAGTTATACAG GAAGTGATGGAAAAGTATATTATGGCATTGTGACAAAGAAAGGGCTGTGGAGTTTTTCTGATCCAAATGCAAGATCAATTGATCTCTCAAAGTACAAACTTAGGTTTGGGGACTTTGTTCACTCATCTTTGGCATTGGTGGTGTTTGCAGTGATAGCTCTTTTGGATAATAATACAGTGTCATGTTTCTACCCATCTTTGGAGACAGAGGAGAAGACATTAATGACCATTTTGCCTACCATTGTTGGTGGCTTGTCTAGCTTTGTTTTCATGCTCTTCCCTAATAATCGCCATGGAATTGGCTACCCTGCAACACAGCCTGCCCAAGActaa